In Salmo salar chromosome ssa15, Ssal_v3.1, whole genome shotgun sequence, one genomic interval encodes:
- the LOC106572852 gene encoding zinc finger protein 335 isoform X4: MEGEIEVESSSDVGPSGSGMEEPSESGMGMESSEAMSADSSDAAAPHASRHHSQHRHGHGHHGQAPESDCHVGQSSEGILAFLPETSSSTDVTHHRATVHLPDSSSVAQSTSVSTVTQSILVSGSAQVMVHSSAAVSDCGGMMVSDSTASTSSDLGSAIDKIIESTIGPDIMNGCIAVTSAEDSVAETSEGQYLILQGPDDGAPMVAHMSSSALSSHHRIAIEALGEGPTSTCHDQGDMQDNLDPDQPSGSHSHSGRYPDHEDQDNQPQHSHASQYMECSGGDADGPDQTGESSSSYVDDEEPDQTRSSRSLVRSRFPEYGIVDNSGQDLRGYVECSGSGATDSNPSSPARLRHTHYMVDCSAGTGAYLECAGDEEEDSMQHHSRSYIDSSSSANHSQNHQTLSNHSQNHQTLRQYVESGAAVADSEQPGCSNSHSQSHQTLRQYMESGAADSEQPRCYQYQAEEGQGEDPDQNPDQNQDPDQPQHSDQQQPQHSHYMETTSSSTGPEGEGSTTDHHHPQADTADSGSADHPEVMECSESQPGPYISSSGTYSYHPEPEMEEAPEPPWSHSLERPSRGEEEEGGVVGGSGAPVVEEGAGSGPGVTVPHTMAELEEMMEVVIVQQFKCKMCPYKSVSKDTLINHMRDRHFKPTGGPPPKKRGRGRPRRSDTLARQPAEVKPEPQPEEPEDDDIVDAGAIDDPEEDSDYNPADEDCRGRQPALLRQPAPPPCSSSSSTDRPRRRVGRPRKFTYTEGSYNGKEAVADGTSKPKGSVDPQGSEEASSSGLGNGPGPLANGNTAEAGISQSDSENKDPSSNGRPEELFPRKRGRPSKRFIRKKYKKYMNRKYCKSLKPLLRPHSCWICGSRFLSQEDLRFHVDSHQGNDPECFKCLQCNYRCKRWSSLKEHMFNHQGNKPFKCEECDYSSVYKKDVIRHSAIHNKDKKTKSESVSKVLSFPCPVCHRVYPMQKRLTQHMKTHSTEKPHMCDKCGKSFKKRYTFKMHLLTHIQSVDNSRFKCEFCDYDCDNKKLLLNHQLSHTNDRPFKCDYCKYSTSKEDFLVSHLAIKHTGEKPFSCEMCHFMTKHRKNLRLHVQCRHPEAFEEWSATHPEEPVRRRRRPFFTQQQIEELKQQHDDTPGLQNTILAVDPDTLQAMQTMQNASVSQDAMGNTTIIYEQAGNSDLSAQNALDLLLNMSNARELVGNSLQVQVLKSSDSSVLEAGSWTGVTSATGGGQKVVTFHVSETGETLVQEVQEVQEGYEAGTNENGEITQVAIQAYEGAEGFSVLEQATEEIHSTGPGYSSGEGSPQPMEEEEEGTEIVRENGEKYYLTSGLGDGVLQQVELSSEAPGSPSMVGSPQQNQLNPKRFSCRICMESFHGRSDMENHKRAHIDPSTFKCPDCDFTASSWPVVKTHMVMHAYLRPHKCPSCSFASKNKKDLRRHMMTHTNEKPFTCQICGQRFNRNGHLKFHMERLHSQDPPTKKTRSGGGSQQTIIVNSDEEALATLQSALQAGQIISPEQLQQALGQDHIIMSQEQGLGQDHIIMSQDQGLGQDHIIVSQEQGLGQDHIIVSQEQGLEDQEEATYIQQITTVDGQTLQYMTGDNQVQYIISQDGVQHFLPQEYVVLADGNHIQMSDGQIIQYEHDGAFLQEQQIALSHDGQIQYLPISSEQQIVSPEDLEGAEHSAVTAVADAALQQTQTVYTEATQEQLEQLQQQGIQYDVITFTDE; the protein is encoded by the exons ATGGAAGGGGAGATCGAGGTGGAGAGCAGCAGTGATGTTGGTCCGTCAGGGTCTGGGATGGAGGAGCCGTCAGAGAGCGGTATGGGCATGGAGTCGTCGGAGGCCATGTCTGCAGACAGCAGCGACGCAGCAGCGCCACACGCCTCCCGCCACCACAGCCAGCACCGCCATGGGCACGGTCACCATGGCCAGGCCCCAGAGTCAGACTGCCATGTGGGACAAAGCTCAGAGGGTATCCTG GCGTTCCTACCAGAGACCAGCTCCAGCACAGACGTCACCCACCACAGAGCCACCGTCCACCTCCCAGACTCCTCCTCTGTGGCCCAGTCCACCAGCGTCTCCACCGTAACCCAGTCCATCCTGGTGTCCGGGTCGGCCCAG GTGATGGTCCACTCCAGTGCAGCGGTGTCAGACTGCGGGGGCATGATGGTGTCTGATTCCACAGCCTCTACCTCCTCAGACCTGGGATCAGCCATAGACAAGATCATAGAGTCCACCATCGGACCTGACATCATGAACG GATGTATAGCAGTGACCAGTGCAGAGGACAGCGTTGCAGAGACCAGTGAGGGGCAGTATTTGATACTACAAGGACCAGACGATG GGGCCCCTATGGTAGCCCACATGTCGTCCTCGGCTCTGTCCAGCCATCACCGCATCGCCATCGAGGCTCTGGGAGAGGGTCCTACCTCCACCTGCCACGACCAGGGGGACATGCAGG ATAACCTGGATCCAGACCAGCCCTCTGGGAGTCACTCTCACTCCGGCCGCTACCCAGACCATGAGGACCAGGACAACCAGCCCCAGCACTCCCACGCGTCCCAGTACATGGAGTGTAGTGGTGGCGATGCGGACGGACCTGATCAG ACTGGAGAGTCCTCCTCCTCGTATGTAGACGATGAGGAACCCGACCAGACACGTTCCTCCCGCTCCCTCGTCCGGTCCCGTTTCCCTGAGTACGGTATAGTCGACAACTCTGGCCAGGACCTCAGGGGGTACGTGGAGTGTAGTGGTAGCGGTGCCACCGACTCCAACCCCTCGTCCCCTGCCCGTCTACGACACACCCACTATATGGTGGACTGCAGCGCGGGGACGGGGGCGTACCTGGAGTGTGCCGGGGACGAGGAAGAGGATTCGATGCAGCACCACTCTCGGAGCTACATCGACAGCAGCAGCAGTGCTAACCATTCCCAGAATCACCAAACTCTGTCTAACCACTCTCAGAATCACCAAACCCTGCGGCAGTATGTGGAGTCTGGGGCTGCGGTTGCAGATTCAGAGCAGCCTGGTTGTTCCAACTCTCACTCTCAGAGTCACCAAACCCTACGGCAGTATATGGAGTCTGGGGCTGCAGATTCGGAACAGCCACGATGTTACCAATACCAGGCTGAGGAAGGGCAAGGAGAGGACCCAGACCAGAACCCAGATCAGAACCAGGACCCAGATCAGCCACAGCACTCTGACCAGCAGCAGCCTCAGCACTCCCACTACATGGAGACCACCAGCAGCAGCACTGGCCCAGAAGGTGAGGGttccaccacagaccaccaccacccccaggcAGACACCGCAGACTCAGGCTCAGCAGATCATCCAGAGGTTATGGAGTGTTCTGAGAGCCAGCCTGGCCCTTACATCAGTAGCAGTGGGACCTACTCCTACCACCCGGAGCCTGAGATGGAAGAGGCCCCTGAACCTCCATGgtcccacagtttggagaggccttccaggggagaggaggaggagggcggcGTGGTGGGGGGGTCTGGGGCTCCAGTCGTGGAGGAGGGGGCTGGGAGCGGACCAGGGGTCACCGTCCCCCACACCATGGCTGAACTGgaggagatgatggaggtggtgatCGTTCAGCAGTTCAAGTGCAAGATGTGTCCCTACAAGAGCGTCTCCAAAGACACCCTCATCAACCACATGAGAGACAGGCACTTCAAACCCACAG GTGGCCCCCCTCCTAAGAAGCGTGGTCGTGGTCGGCCCAGGCGTAGTGATACATTGGCCCGTCAGCCGGCTGAGGTGAAACCAGAGCCCCAGCCTGAGGAGCCAGAGGACGATGACATCGTAGACGCTGGGGCCATCGATGACCCTGAAG AGGACAGTGACTATAACCCAGCAGATGAGGACTGTAGGGGTAGACAGCCTGCTCTCCTGAGACAacctgccccccctccctgctcctcctcctcctccacagacCGCCCCAGACGCAGGGTGGGACGACCCAGGAAGTTCACCTACACAGAGGGCAGCTACAACGGCAAGG AAGCAGTAGCAGACGGGACGTCAAAGCCTAAGGGGAGTGTGGATCCTCAAGGCTCGGAGGAGGCCAGTTCCTCAGGCCTGGGAAACGGCCCAGGTCCCTTGGCCAATGGAAACACAGCGGAAGCCGGCATCAGCCAATCGGACTCTGAGAACAAAGACCCGTCGTCCAATGGGAGGCCAGAAGAGCTTTTCCCAAGGAAACGGGGTCGACCCTCCAAGCGGTTCATCAGGAAGAAATACAAGAAGTACATGAACCGCAA GTACTGTAAGTCTCTGAAGCCGCTCCTGAGGCCTCACAGCTGTTGGATCTGCGGCTCTCGCTTCCTGTCCCAGGAGGACCTGAGGTTCCACGTTGACTCTCACCAAGGAAACGACCCAGAGTGCTTCAAATGCCTGCAGTGTAACTACCGCTGCAAAAGATGGTCCTCCCTCAAG GAACACATGTTCAACCACCAGGGGAACAAGCCCTTTAAGTGTGAGGAGTGTGACTACAGCAGTGTGTATAAGAAGGATGTCATCAGACACTCTGCAATACACAACAAGGAcaa GAAAACAAAGTctgagtca GTATCTAAGGTGTTGTCGTTCCCGTGTCCAGTGTGCCACAGAGTCTACCCCATGCAGAAGAGACTCACTCAGCACATGAAGACACACAGTACCGAGAAACCACACATGTGTGACAAG tgtgggaagtccttcaagaagAGATATACGTTCAAGATGCATCTCCTCACACACATCCAGAGTGTTGACAACAGCAG GTTCAAGTGTGAGTTCTGTGACTATGACTGTGACAAcaagaagctcttgctcaacCACCAGCTGTCCCATACCAACGACCGGCCCTTTAAATGTGACTACTGTAAATACTCCACCTCTAAAGAGGACTTCCTGGTCTCACACCTGGCCATCAAACACACCG GAGAGAAACCGTTCTCCTGTGAGATGTGCCACTTCATGACGAAACACCGTAAGAACCTGCGTCTGCACGTCCAGTGTCGCCACCCGGAGGCGTTTGAGGAGTGGAGCGCTACGCACCCTGAGGAGCCCGTCAGACGGAGGAGGAGACCCTTCTTCACCCAACAACAGATAGAGGAACTCAAACAGCAACACGACGACACACCGGGCCTACAGAACACTATA CTGGCGGTGGATCCTGATACACTACAAGCCATGCAGACAATGCAGAACGCCTCAGTCTCCCAAGATGCAATGGGAAACACCACCATCATCTACGAACAGG cTGGAAACTCAGACCTGTCAGCCCAAAATGCTCTGGATCTGCTGTTGAATATGAGCAACGCCAGAGAGCTGGTGGGAAACTCACTGCAG GTACAGGTGTTGAAGTCGTCTGACTCCAGCGTTCTAGAAGCAGGCTCCTGGACGGGCGTTACCTCGGCGACGGGGGGAGGGCAAAAAGTTGTGACCTTTCACGTGTCTGAGACCGGCGAGACCCTGGTGCAGGAG GTCCAGGAGGTGCAGGAGGGTTATGAGGCAGGGACCAATGAGAATGGAGAGATCACCCAGGTGGCCATCCAGGCCTATGAGGGGGCAGAAGGCTTCAGTGTGTTGGAACAAGCTACAGAGGAGATCCACAGCACCGGACCTGGATACAG CAGTGGCGAGGGGAGTCCCCAGCCcatggaagaagaggaggaaggaacagaaatagtcagagagaatGGAGAAAAGTACTACCTGACCTCCGGGCTAGGGGACGGGGTGTTGCAGCAGGTCGAG ctgagcAGTGAGGCCCCGGGTTCTCCCTCCATGGTGGGTTCTCCCCAGCAGAACCAGCTCAACCCTAAGAGGTTCTCCTGTCGTATCTGCATGGAGTCGTTCCACGGTCGTAGTGACATGGAGAACCACAAGAGGGCCCACATCGACCCCTCCACCTTTAAGTGTCCCGACTGTGACTTCACTGCCTCGTCCTGGCCAGTTGTCAAG ACCCACATGGTCATGCATGCCTACCTGAGACCTCACAAGTGTCCCAGCTGCAGCTTTGCCTCCAAGAACAAGAAGGATCTGAGGAGACACATGATGACGCATACCAACGAGAAGCCCTTCACCTGCCAGATCTGTGGACAGAG gTTTAACCGTAACGGCCACCTCAAGTTCCATATGGAGCGACTCCACAGCCAGGACCCTCCGACAAAGAAGACCCGCTCTGGTGGAGGCTCCCAGCAGACCATCATAGTTAACAGTGATGAGGAGGCTCTCGCCACGCTCCAGT CAGCTCTGCAGGCAGGACAGATTATCAGCCCAGAGCAGCTACAACAGGCCTTGGGTCAGGACCACATCATAATGTCCCAGGAACAAGGTCTGGGTCAGGACCATATCATAATGTCCCAGGATCAAGGTCTGGGTCAGGACCACATCATAGTGTCCCAGGAACAAGGCCTGGGTCAGGACCATATCATAGTGTCCCAGGAACAAGGCCTGGAAGACCAAGAGGAGGCCACGTACATTCAGCAGATCACCACAGTGGACGGACAGACGTTACAGTACATGACAGGAGACAACCAG GTCCAGTATATCATCTCTCAGGATGGAGTCCAACACTTCCTACCTCAGGAGTACGTGGTACTAGCAGACGGGAACCACATCCAGATGTCAGATGGCCAGATCATCCAGTATGAGCATGATGGTGCCTTCCTGCAGGAGCAacag
- the LOC106572852 gene encoding zinc finger protein 335 isoform X1 encodes MEGEIEVESSSDVGPSGSGMEEPSESGMGMESSEAMSADSSDAAAPHASRHHSQHRHGHGHHGQAPESDCHVGQSSEGILAFLPETSSSTDVTHHRATVHLPDSSSVAQSTSVSTVTQSILVSGSAQVMVHSSAAVSDCGGMMVSDSTASTSSDLGSAIDKIIESTIGPDIMNGCIAVTSAEDSVAETSEGQYLILQGPDDGAPMVAHMSSSALSSHHRIAIEALGEGPTSTCHDQGDMQDNLDPDQPSGSHSHSGRYPDHEDQDNQPQHSHASQYMECSGGDADGPDQTGESSSSYVDDEEPDQTRSSRSLVRSRFPEYGIVDNSGQDLRGYVECSGSGATDSNPSSPARLRHTHYMVDCSAGTGAYLECAGDEEEDSMQHHSRSYIDSSSSANHSQNHQTLSNHSQNHQTLRQYVESGAAVADSEQPGCSNSHSQSHQTLRQYMESGAADSEQPRCYQYQAEEGQGEDPDQNPDQNQDPDQPQHSDQQQPQHSHYMETTSSSTGPEGEGSTTDHHHPQADTADSGSADHPEVMECSESQPGPYISSSGTYSYHPEPEMEEAPEPPWSHSLERPSRGEEEEGGVVGGSGAPVVEEGAGSGPGVTVPHTMAELEEMMEVVIVQQFKCKMCPYKSVSKDTLINHMRDRHFKPTGGPPPKKRGRGRPRRSDTLARQPAEVKPEPQPEEPEDDDIVDAGAIDDPEEDSDYNPADEDCRGRQPALLRQPAPPPCSSSSSTDRPRRRVGRPRKFTYTEGSYNGKEAVADGTSKPKGSVDPQGSEEASSSGLGNGPGPLANGNTAEAGISQSDSENKDPSSNGRPEELFPRKRGRPSKRFIRKKYKKYMNRKYCKSLKPLLRPHSCWICGSRFLSQEDLRFHVDSHQGNDPECFKCLQCNYRCKRWSSLKEHMFNHQGNKPFKCEECDYSSVYKKDVIRHSAIHNKDKKTKSESCGLSDSQQVSKVLSFPCPVCHRVYPMQKRLTQHMKTHSTEKPHMCDKCGKSFKKRYTFKMHLLTHIQSVDNSRFKCEFCDYDCDNKKLLLNHQLSHTNDRPFKCDYCKYSTSKEDFLVSHLAIKHTGEKPFSCEMCHFMTKHRKNLRLHVQCRHPEAFEEWSATHPEEPVRRRRRPFFTQQQIEELKQQHDDTPGLQNTILAVDPDTLQAMQTMQNASVSQDAMGNTTIIYEQAGNSDLSAQNALDLLLNMSNARELVGNSLQVQVLKSSDSSVLEAGSWTGVTSATGGGQKVVTFHVSETGETLVQEVQEVQEGYEAGTNENGEITQVAIQAYEGAEGFSVLEQATEEIHSTGPGYSSGEGSPQPMEEEEEGTEIVRENGEKYYLTSGLGDGVLQQVELSSEAPGSPSMVGSPQQNQLNPKRFSCRICMESFHGRSDMENHKRAHIDPSTFKCPDCDFTASSWPVVKTHMVMHAYLRPHKCPSCSFASKNKKDLRRHMMTHTNEKPFTCQICGQRFNRNGHLKFHMERLHSQDPPTKKTRSGGGSQQTIIVNSDEEALATLQSALQAGQIISPEQLQQALGQDHIIMSQEQGLGQDHIIMSQDQGLGQDHIIVSQEQGLGQDHIIVSQEQGLEDQEEATYIQQITTVDGQTLQYMTGDNQVQYIISQDGVQHFLPQEYVVLADGNHIQMSDGQIIQYEHDGAFLQEQQIALSHDGQIQYLPISSEQQIVSPEDLEGAEHSAVTAVADAALQQTQTVYTEATQEQLEQLQQQGIQYDVITFTDE; translated from the exons ATGGAAGGGGAGATCGAGGTGGAGAGCAGCAGTGATGTTGGTCCGTCAGGGTCTGGGATGGAGGAGCCGTCAGAGAGCGGTATGGGCATGGAGTCGTCGGAGGCCATGTCTGCAGACAGCAGCGACGCAGCAGCGCCACACGCCTCCCGCCACCACAGCCAGCACCGCCATGGGCACGGTCACCATGGCCAGGCCCCAGAGTCAGACTGCCATGTGGGACAAAGCTCAGAGGGTATCCTG GCGTTCCTACCAGAGACCAGCTCCAGCACAGACGTCACCCACCACAGAGCCACCGTCCACCTCCCAGACTCCTCCTCTGTGGCCCAGTCCACCAGCGTCTCCACCGTAACCCAGTCCATCCTGGTGTCCGGGTCGGCCCAG GTGATGGTCCACTCCAGTGCAGCGGTGTCAGACTGCGGGGGCATGATGGTGTCTGATTCCACAGCCTCTACCTCCTCAGACCTGGGATCAGCCATAGACAAGATCATAGAGTCCACCATCGGACCTGACATCATGAACG GATGTATAGCAGTGACCAGTGCAGAGGACAGCGTTGCAGAGACCAGTGAGGGGCAGTATTTGATACTACAAGGACCAGACGATG GGGCCCCTATGGTAGCCCACATGTCGTCCTCGGCTCTGTCCAGCCATCACCGCATCGCCATCGAGGCTCTGGGAGAGGGTCCTACCTCCACCTGCCACGACCAGGGGGACATGCAGG ATAACCTGGATCCAGACCAGCCCTCTGGGAGTCACTCTCACTCCGGCCGCTACCCAGACCATGAGGACCAGGACAACCAGCCCCAGCACTCCCACGCGTCCCAGTACATGGAGTGTAGTGGTGGCGATGCGGACGGACCTGATCAG ACTGGAGAGTCCTCCTCCTCGTATGTAGACGATGAGGAACCCGACCAGACACGTTCCTCCCGCTCCCTCGTCCGGTCCCGTTTCCCTGAGTACGGTATAGTCGACAACTCTGGCCAGGACCTCAGGGGGTACGTGGAGTGTAGTGGTAGCGGTGCCACCGACTCCAACCCCTCGTCCCCTGCCCGTCTACGACACACCCACTATATGGTGGACTGCAGCGCGGGGACGGGGGCGTACCTGGAGTGTGCCGGGGACGAGGAAGAGGATTCGATGCAGCACCACTCTCGGAGCTACATCGACAGCAGCAGCAGTGCTAACCATTCCCAGAATCACCAAACTCTGTCTAACCACTCTCAGAATCACCAAACCCTGCGGCAGTATGTGGAGTCTGGGGCTGCGGTTGCAGATTCAGAGCAGCCTGGTTGTTCCAACTCTCACTCTCAGAGTCACCAAACCCTACGGCAGTATATGGAGTCTGGGGCTGCAGATTCGGAACAGCCACGATGTTACCAATACCAGGCTGAGGAAGGGCAAGGAGAGGACCCAGACCAGAACCCAGATCAGAACCAGGACCCAGATCAGCCACAGCACTCTGACCAGCAGCAGCCTCAGCACTCCCACTACATGGAGACCACCAGCAGCAGCACTGGCCCAGAAGGTGAGGGttccaccacagaccaccaccacccccaggcAGACACCGCAGACTCAGGCTCAGCAGATCATCCAGAGGTTATGGAGTGTTCTGAGAGCCAGCCTGGCCCTTACATCAGTAGCAGTGGGACCTACTCCTACCACCCGGAGCCTGAGATGGAAGAGGCCCCTGAACCTCCATGgtcccacagtttggagaggccttccaggggagaggaggaggagggcggcGTGGTGGGGGGGTCTGGGGCTCCAGTCGTGGAGGAGGGGGCTGGGAGCGGACCAGGGGTCACCGTCCCCCACACCATGGCTGAACTGgaggagatgatggaggtggtgatCGTTCAGCAGTTCAAGTGCAAGATGTGTCCCTACAAGAGCGTCTCCAAAGACACCCTCATCAACCACATGAGAGACAGGCACTTCAAACCCACAG GTGGCCCCCCTCCTAAGAAGCGTGGTCGTGGTCGGCCCAGGCGTAGTGATACATTGGCCCGTCAGCCGGCTGAGGTGAAACCAGAGCCCCAGCCTGAGGAGCCAGAGGACGATGACATCGTAGACGCTGGGGCCATCGATGACCCTGAAG AGGACAGTGACTATAACCCAGCAGATGAGGACTGTAGGGGTAGACAGCCTGCTCTCCTGAGACAacctgccccccctccctgctcctcctcctcctccacagacCGCCCCAGACGCAGGGTGGGACGACCCAGGAAGTTCACCTACACAGAGGGCAGCTACAACGGCAAGG AAGCAGTAGCAGACGGGACGTCAAAGCCTAAGGGGAGTGTGGATCCTCAAGGCTCGGAGGAGGCCAGTTCCTCAGGCCTGGGAAACGGCCCAGGTCCCTTGGCCAATGGAAACACAGCGGAAGCCGGCATCAGCCAATCGGACTCTGAGAACAAAGACCCGTCGTCCAATGGGAGGCCAGAAGAGCTTTTCCCAAGGAAACGGGGTCGACCCTCCAAGCGGTTCATCAGGAAGAAATACAAGAAGTACATGAACCGCAA GTACTGTAAGTCTCTGAAGCCGCTCCTGAGGCCTCACAGCTGTTGGATCTGCGGCTCTCGCTTCCTGTCCCAGGAGGACCTGAGGTTCCACGTTGACTCTCACCAAGGAAACGACCCAGAGTGCTTCAAATGCCTGCAGTGTAACTACCGCTGCAAAAGATGGTCCTCCCTCAAG GAACACATGTTCAACCACCAGGGGAACAAGCCCTTTAAGTGTGAGGAGTGTGACTACAGCAGTGTGTATAAGAAGGATGTCATCAGACACTCTGCAATACACAACAAGGAcaa GAAAACAAAGTctgagtca TGTGGTCTGTCTGACTCTCAGCAGGTATCTAAGGTGTTGTCGTTCCCGTGTCCAGTGTGCCACAGAGTCTACCCCATGCAGAAGAGACTCACTCAGCACATGAAGACACACAGTACCGAGAAACCACACATGTGTGACAAG tgtgggaagtccttcaagaagAGATATACGTTCAAGATGCATCTCCTCACACACATCCAGAGTGTTGACAACAGCAG GTTCAAGTGTGAGTTCTGTGACTATGACTGTGACAAcaagaagctcttgctcaacCACCAGCTGTCCCATACCAACGACCGGCCCTTTAAATGTGACTACTGTAAATACTCCACCTCTAAAGAGGACTTCCTGGTCTCACACCTGGCCATCAAACACACCG GAGAGAAACCGTTCTCCTGTGAGATGTGCCACTTCATGACGAAACACCGTAAGAACCTGCGTCTGCACGTCCAGTGTCGCCACCCGGAGGCGTTTGAGGAGTGGAGCGCTACGCACCCTGAGGAGCCCGTCAGACGGAGGAGGAGACCCTTCTTCACCCAACAACAGATAGAGGAACTCAAACAGCAACACGACGACACACCGGGCCTACAGAACACTATA CTGGCGGTGGATCCTGATACACTACAAGCCATGCAGACAATGCAGAACGCCTCAGTCTCCCAAGATGCAATGGGAAACACCACCATCATCTACGAACAGG cTGGAAACTCAGACCTGTCAGCCCAAAATGCTCTGGATCTGCTGTTGAATATGAGCAACGCCAGAGAGCTGGTGGGAAACTCACTGCAG GTACAGGTGTTGAAGTCGTCTGACTCCAGCGTTCTAGAAGCAGGCTCCTGGACGGGCGTTACCTCGGCGACGGGGGGAGGGCAAAAAGTTGTGACCTTTCACGTGTCTGAGACCGGCGAGACCCTGGTGCAGGAG GTCCAGGAGGTGCAGGAGGGTTATGAGGCAGGGACCAATGAGAATGGAGAGATCACCCAGGTGGCCATCCAGGCCTATGAGGGGGCAGAAGGCTTCAGTGTGTTGGAACAAGCTACAGAGGAGATCCACAGCACCGGACCTGGATACAG CAGTGGCGAGGGGAGTCCCCAGCCcatggaagaagaggaggaaggaacagaaatagtcagagagaatGGAGAAAAGTACTACCTGACCTCCGGGCTAGGGGACGGGGTGTTGCAGCAGGTCGAG ctgagcAGTGAGGCCCCGGGTTCTCCCTCCATGGTGGGTTCTCCCCAGCAGAACCAGCTCAACCCTAAGAGGTTCTCCTGTCGTATCTGCATGGAGTCGTTCCACGGTCGTAGTGACATGGAGAACCACAAGAGGGCCCACATCGACCCCTCCACCTTTAAGTGTCCCGACTGTGACTTCACTGCCTCGTCCTGGCCAGTTGTCAAG ACCCACATGGTCATGCATGCCTACCTGAGACCTCACAAGTGTCCCAGCTGCAGCTTTGCCTCCAAGAACAAGAAGGATCTGAGGAGACACATGATGACGCATACCAACGAGAAGCCCTTCACCTGCCAGATCTGTGGACAGAG gTTTAACCGTAACGGCCACCTCAAGTTCCATATGGAGCGACTCCACAGCCAGGACCCTCCGACAAAGAAGACCCGCTCTGGTGGAGGCTCCCAGCAGACCATCATAGTTAACAGTGATGAGGAGGCTCTCGCCACGCTCCAGT CAGCTCTGCAGGCAGGACAGATTATCAGCCCAGAGCAGCTACAACAGGCCTTGGGTCAGGACCACATCATAATGTCCCAGGAACAAGGTCTGGGTCAGGACCATATCATAATGTCCCAGGATCAAGGTCTGGGTCAGGACCACATCATAGTGTCCCAGGAACAAGGCCTGGGTCAGGACCATATCATAGTGTCCCAGGAACAAGGCCTGGAAGACCAAGAGGAGGCCACGTACATTCAGCAGATCACCACAGTGGACGGACAGACGTTACAGTACATGACAGGAGACAACCAG GTCCAGTATATCATCTCTCAGGATGGAGTCCAACACTTCCTACCTCAGGAGTACGTGGTACTAGCAGACGGGAACCACATCCAGATGTCAGATGGCCAGATCATCCAGTATGAGCATGATGGTGCCTTCCTGCAGGAGCAacag